One region of Syntrophobacter fumaroxidans MPOB genomic DNA includes:
- a CDS encoding ABC transporter permease translates to MSLLRVSWRNLWRNRRRTAITMSAIALNTLILITTYSLMGGFLKQTVRNVTQLATGEAQLHAPGYLSDRSLYKRIAHPRILLQALGEHSIGAAPRTYGYGLVSRGTKSAGALFQGVEPAMEAAAFELAGHLAQGTFLAPAARKGLVLGRKLAKSLNAEVGSEIVVLVQAADGSLGNDLFTVVGILGAVGEAIDRNAAMMHLDDFRQLFAMPEGIHEIAVNTRGRLPLDALVETLSRLAPGDEVRTWRRLLPTFSDMIELSGVSMSIFGAIFLIAAGLGVMNTMLMATYERAREFALQKALGATPWRIVRDVTFEAWLLACVATLFGTLAGLAASTILQTTGLNTASLAGETTISGVVFDPVWRADLTLRTVVWPVFMMWAVCVLAALYPAAMSARDMGSNLHFSHFLRAGPRSVCGTGRRRS, encoded by the coding sequence GTGAGTCTTCTGCGCGTTTCATGGCGGAACCTCTGGAGAAACCGCAGACGCACCGCCATCACCATGTCGGCGATCGCCCTGAACACCCTGATCCTCATCACTACGTACTCCCTCATGGGCGGTTTCCTGAAGCAAACGGTCCGCAACGTCACGCAGTTGGCCACGGGTGAGGCTCAGCTGCATGCCCCCGGATACCTTTCCGATCGTTCCCTCTACAAACGGATCGCCCACCCCCGGATCCTCCTCCAGGCGCTTGGCGAACATTCCATCGGCGCCGCCCCACGAACCTACGGTTACGGGCTGGTCAGCAGGGGGACTAAATCCGCCGGCGCTCTCTTCCAGGGAGTGGAACCGGCAATGGAGGCGGCTGCCTTCGAGCTTGCCGGGCACCTCGCGCAGGGAACTTTTCTGGCCCCGGCCGCTCGCAAGGGGTTGGTGCTGGGCCGGAAGCTGGCCAAGTCCCTCAACGCCGAGGTCGGCTCCGAAATCGTGGTCCTCGTGCAGGCGGCCGACGGGTCCCTGGGGAATGACCTCTTCACCGTCGTGGGAATTCTCGGAGCGGTCGGCGAAGCCATCGACCGAAACGCGGCCATGATGCACCTGGACGATTTCAGGCAGCTCTTTGCGATGCCGGAAGGCATTCACGAAATCGCCGTCAACACGAGGGGGCGGCTTCCCTTGGATGCCCTGGTCGAGACGCTGTCCCGCCTGGCGCCCGGGGACGAGGTTAGAACCTGGCGCCGGCTGCTGCCGACCTTTTCGGACATGATCGAGCTCTCCGGCGTCAGCATGTCCATCTTCGGGGCCATCTTCCTCATCGCAGCCGGACTGGGGGTCATGAACACCATGCTCATGGCGACCTATGAGCGGGCGCGCGAATTCGCATTGCAGAAAGCCCTCGGTGCCACGCCCTGGCGAATCGTGCGCGACGTGACCTTCGAGGCGTGGCTGCTGGCATGTGTCGCCACCCTGTTCGGGACTCTGGCGGGGCTTGCCGCCTCCACCATTCTCCAAACGACGGGCCTGAACACGGCAAGCCTTGCGGGGGAGACCACGATCTCCGGGGTGGTGTTCGACCCCGTGTGGCGCGCCGACCTCACCCTCCGGACGGTCGTGTGGCCGGTATTCATGATGTGGGCGGTGTGCGTCCTGGCGGCACTGTATCCCGCCGCCATGTCCGCCCGTGACATGGGGTCAAACCTACACTTTTCACATTTTCTACGAGCCGGACCGCGCAGCGTCTGCGGCACGGGAAGGCGGCGGTCATGA
- a CDS encoding ABC transporter permease, giving the protein MIVRLAWRSIWRNRRRTLITIASLALGLTIAIFFIALSEGVHNQVVNEAVRMQAGHITVEHEAYQAAPAVDLFIGGVDRLRRRIDGMEAVEATKLLIRGQGVANSSAGAVGVAVMGVEPSVEAGTSPLARHMVTGSTLEDGDDRKAILGEHLADQLKLTQGSKLVLTTNNARGELVEELCRVKGIFRIGSDEIDGYLVQIPLEFAQRVFGLQPDEATQLGVVLKRPSELEATIGAIKAIEREEYAAVLPWQAVLPEVASYIRLRRTSTWVFQSLLFIIILFTILNTLLMSVVEREREFAVLLALGTRIGQLRRQLFVESAFIGILGCVAGMSLGGAAALSLQVHGLDLSGFMPGGVDLPAFPHDSWNRLSTAILQTMLFR; this is encoded by the coding sequence ATGATCGTTCGACTGGCCTGGCGTTCCATCTGGCGCAACCGGCGCAGAACCCTCATCACCATTGCCTCTCTCGCCCTGGGGCTGACCATTGCCATTTTCTTCATCGCCCTGTCGGAAGGCGTCCACAACCAGGTGGTGAACGAAGCGGTCCGGATGCAGGCAGGCCACATCACCGTGGAACACGAGGCGTACCAGGCGGCTCCCGCCGTCGATCTGTTCATCGGCGGCGTGGATCGGCTGAGGCGGCGGATCGACGGGATGGAGGCCGTGGAGGCGACGAAGCTCCTCATCCGCGGCCAGGGCGTCGCCAATTCGAGCGCCGGCGCAGTCGGGGTTGCCGTGATGGGGGTGGAGCCCTCCGTCGAGGCCGGGACATCGCCCTTGGCAAGACACATGGTGACGGGAAGCACCCTCGAAGACGGCGATGACCGAAAGGCGATACTGGGCGAGCATCTTGCCGACCAATTGAAATTGACGCAGGGTAGCAAGCTGGTCCTGACCACCAACAATGCCCGGGGGGAACTGGTGGAGGAGCTGTGCCGCGTGAAGGGCATCTTCCGTATCGGCTCGGACGAAATCGACGGGTATCTCGTTCAGATCCCTTTGGAGTTCGCTCAACGGGTCTTCGGCCTGCAACCCGATGAAGCCACTCAGTTGGGGGTTGTTTTGAAGCGCCCGTCCGAACTGGAAGCAACGATCGGAGCCATCAAGGCCATCGAGCGCGAAGAGTACGCGGCCGTACTGCCCTGGCAGGCGGTTCTTCCCGAGGTGGCGTCGTATATCCGGTTACGCCGGACTTCCACCTGGGTATTCCAGAGCCTGCTGTTCATCATCATCCTCTTCACCATCCTCAACACCCTGCTCATGTCCGTCGTCGAACGGGAGCGCGAGTTCGCCGTGCTCCTGGCACTGGGCACGCGCATCGGTCAGCTCAGGCGACAGCTGTTCGTGGAATCGGCATTTATCGGGATACTGGGCTGCGTCGCGGGAATGTCGCTGGGAGGCGCCGCCGCCCTCTCGCTCCAGGTTCATGGGCTGGACCTTTCGGGTTTCATGCCCGGAGGGGTTGATTTACCCGCATTTCCTCATGACTCCTGGAACCGCTTGAGTACAGCCATTTTACAGACCATGCTTTTCCGTTGA
- a CDS encoding tyrosine-type recombinase/integrase, whose amino-acid sequence MPKQTRSKTKYAGVTFVEGTRADGQVERIYYIRYRRGGKLIEEKAGRQFRDDMSAARAAGIRAKRMEGDQPTNEERREAEREVKERWTITRLWEEYKRGTPGLKGIVTDENRFSKHIKPIFGDKEPGELVPLDVDRLRVKMLKTHKPATVRNALELLRRIVNFGVRKQLCPCLSFQIPMPRVRNEKTEDLTPDELARLLKALSEEPNTQVAHIVKLALFTGMRRGEILKLRWTDIDLDRGFISIRDPKGGVDQRIPLSESARRILANHPKTDSLFVFPGRNGAQRTDINKSLNRIKEAAELPKDFRMLHGLRHAFASSLASSGEVDMYTLQKLLTHKSPTMTARYAHLRDESLRRASDLAGEIIEKAVKKKDNVIDIPRQA is encoded by the coding sequence ATGCCAAAGCAGACCAGATCTAAGACGAAATACGCCGGTGTCACCTTTGTAGAAGGCACTCGGGCGGACGGACAAGTCGAGCGCATCTACTACATCCGGTATCGCCGGGGTGGAAAGCTCATCGAGGAAAAGGCCGGGCGGCAATTCCGGGACGATATGAGCGCGGCACGGGCGGCAGGTATCCGGGCAAAGCGAATGGAAGGGGACCAACCGACGAACGAAGAGCGCAGAGAAGCCGAACGGGAGGTAAAGGAAAGGTGGACCATCACCCGCCTGTGGGAAGAGTACAAACGCGGCACACCCGGCTTGAAAGGGATCGTGACGGACGAAAACCGCTTCTCGAAGCACATAAAACCCATATTCGGCGACAAGGAACCGGGAGAGCTTGTGCCCCTCGATGTGGACCGCTTGAGAGTCAAGATGCTGAAGACCCACAAGCCCGCGACGGTACGCAACGCGCTTGAGCTTTTGCGCCGCATCGTCAATTTCGGAGTCAGAAAGCAGCTGTGCCCATGCTTGTCCTTCCAAATTCCAATGCCGAGGGTTCGCAACGAAAAGACGGAAGACCTCACGCCGGATGAGCTTGCAAGGCTGCTCAAGGCGCTTTCTGAAGAGCCGAACACGCAGGTGGCGCACATCGTTAAACTGGCGCTTTTCACCGGCATGAGGCGTGGGGAGATACTCAAGCTCAGGTGGACGGATATCGACCTCGACCGGGGCTTTATATCCATCCGGGACCCGAAAGGCGGCGTCGACCAGAGGATACCCCTCAGCGAGTCGGCACGGCGGATTCTTGCTAATCATCCGAAAACCGATAGCCTCTTTGTGTTTCCGGGCCGCAATGGAGCGCAACGAACCGACATCAACAAAAGCCTCAACCGCATCAAGGAAGCCGCCGAACTCCCGAAGGACTTTCGAATGCTGCACGGCTTGCGGCACGCTTTTGCCTCCTCGTTGGCAAGTTCGGGCGAAGTGGATATGTACACCCTGCAGAAGCTCTTGACCCACAAAAGCCCGACGATGACAGCAAGATACGCACACCTGAGGGATGAATCGCTTCGGCGTGCTTCAGACTTGGCCGGGGAGATCATCGAGAAGGCGGTGAAGAAGAAAGACAACGTGATTGACATCCCCAGACAAGCATGA
- a CDS encoding helix-turn-helix domain-containing protein, which produces MERLLNEHQAARFLNLSVATLRNDRSTRRRFPYLKLGKSVRYRFEDLQAVIESSRIGGNPR; this is translated from the coding sequence ATGGAACGCTTACTGAACGAGCATCAGGCTGCCCGATTCCTGAACCTGTCCGTTGCAACCCTGCGAAACGACCGCTCCACGCGACGGAGATTTCCCTATCTGAAGTTGGGCAAATCCGTTCGGTATCGCTTCGAGGACTTGCAAGCCGTGATCGAGTCGTCCCGGATCGGCGGGAACCCGCGATGA